Proteins from a single region of Sphingomonas swuensis:
- a CDS encoding M20 family metallopeptidase — translation MTLLNTDFAAAAEAEFPAMIALRRAIHADPEIGLHCARTTDKLKAALAGLPLEIRDSSSTSGFVAILRGARPGRTVLLRGDMDALPIHEETGLDFASTTAGAMHACGHDTHSAMLAAAARILSAQQASLEGTVVFMFQPGEEGHHGARFMIEDGLLDDPAPDVAFALHIWPTLPGGMVTSRPGPLLASTDALNATIRGKGGHAAMPYDAIDPIPVACETVGALQAYIARRVPFFDAAVISITQIHAGTAYNVIPETVELKGTLRTLSDVRRADGRAAFERIVKGVAETHGCTAETRVDQGYPACVNDARAVAMVESLTADLFGADQFVPMPSPIMGGEDFAYVLQRVPGCMAFVGVAPPDEQAEGRPGLHHAKMTVHEDWLQRGVALHCAFATRFLATGWGEAAR, via the coding sequence ATGACCCTCCTCAATACCGACTTCGCTGCCGCCGCCGAGGCCGAGTTTCCGGCGATGATCGCGCTCCGCCGCGCCATCCACGCCGATCCCGAGATCGGCCTCCACTGCGCCCGCACCACCGATAAGCTCAAGGCCGCGCTTGCCGGCCTGCCGCTCGAGATCCGCGACAGCAGTTCGACCAGCGGCTTCGTCGCCATCCTTCGCGGCGCCCGCCCCGGCCGCACCGTGCTGCTTCGCGGCGACATGGACGCGCTCCCGATCCACGAGGAGACCGGGCTCGACTTCGCCAGCACCACCGCCGGCGCGATGCACGCCTGCGGCCACGACACCCACTCGGCGATGCTCGCCGCCGCCGCGCGGATCCTCAGCGCGCAGCAGGCCAGCCTCGAGGGCACCGTCGTCTTCATGTTCCAGCCCGGCGAGGAGGGCCATCACGGCGCCCGCTTCATGATCGAGGACGGGCTGCTCGACGATCCCGCGCCCGATGTCGCCTTCGCGCTCCACATCTGGCCGACCCTGCCCGGCGGGATGGTCACCAGCCGCCCCGGCCCGCTGCTCGCCTCGACCGACGCGCTCAACGCCACCATCCGCGGCAAGGGCGGCCACGCGGCCATGCCCTATGACGCGATCGATCCGATCCCCGTCGCCTGCGAGACGGTCGGCGCGCTCCAGGCCTACATCGCCCGGCGCGTCCCCTTCTTCGACGCGGCGGTGATCTCGATCACCCAGATCCACGCCGGCACCGCCTACAACGTCATTCCCGAGACGGTCGAACTCAAGGGCACGCTCCGCACCCTCTCCGACGTCCGCCGCGCCGATGGCCGCGCCGCCTTCGAGCGGATCGTCAAGGGCGTCGCCGAGACCCACGGCTGCACCGCCGAGACCCGGGTCGACCAGGGCTATCCCGCCTGCGTCAACGACGCCCGCGCCGTCGCCATGGTCGAGAGCCTCACCGCCGACCTGTTCGGTGCCGACCAGTTCGTGCCGATGCCGAGCCCGATCATGGGCGGCGAGGACTTCGCTTATGTCCTCCAGCGGGTGCCGGGCTGCATGGCCTTCGTCGGGGTCGCGCCACCGGACGAGCAGGCCGAGGGCCGGCCCGGGCTCCACCATGCCAAGATGACGGTCCACGAGGACTGGCTGCAACGCGGCGTCGCGCTCCACTGCGCCTTCGCCACCCGATTTCTCGCAACCGGCTGGGGGGAGGCCGCACGATGA
- a CDS encoding OPT family oligopeptide transporter, with translation MKELTLRGILLGAVLTVLFTAANVYLGLKLGITFATSIPAAVISMAVLRFVRDATIQENNIVQTIASSAGTLSAIIFVLPGLVMIGWWTGFPYWLSVAVIAIGGILGVMYSVPLRRALVTGSDLPYPEGVAAAEVLKVGAGVGGAEENRRGLRAILLSSLVSAGFFILAKMKLAAESASQVLRLGSGATAVSASFSMALIGVGHLVGMAVGIAMVVGLVISWFWLVPSWSTDPALVAASAGDVEALVSAAFRQKARLIGAGTIGIAAIWTLLKIIGPIAKGIAGALAANRARGAGEQLELTERDLPITIVGGTIVAAMIPIALLLFGFAQSGPIAANPFPTIGLSLLYVLGAGVVIASVCGYMAGLIGASNSPISGVGILSVLGISLILAGLYSGTVDADGTRALVAFALFVTAIIFGVATISNDNLQDLKTGQLVGATPWRQQVALVLGVIFGALVIPPILELLNTAFGFEGAPGAGPNALSAPQAQIISTIATGVLGGSLDWSLIATGAMIGVAVIAVDETLRRATRRFSLPALAVGMGIYLPMELTLLIPVGALLGYLYNRWAERSVNPAFAERIGTLMATGLIVGESLMGVVFAGLVAGAERSGSENSAEVLAVVADNPWAVPISILLFAGGIVFLYLRTRASASVAPTADEGPIPPQEAAIR, from the coding sequence ATGAAGGAACTCACGCTTCGCGGCATCCTGCTTGGGGCCGTGCTCACCGTCCTGTTCACCGCCGCCAACGTCTATCTCGGCCTCAAGCTCGGGATCACCTTCGCGACCTCAATTCCCGCCGCGGTCATCTCGATGGCCGTGCTCCGCTTCGTCCGCGACGCGACCATCCAGGAAAACAACATCGTCCAGACGATCGCCTCCTCGGCGGGAACGCTGTCGGCGATCATCTTCGTCCTTCCCGGCCTCGTCATGATCGGCTGGTGGACCGGCTTCCCCTACTGGCTGTCGGTCGCGGTGATCGCGATCGGCGGGATCCTCGGGGTGATGTATTCGGTGCCGCTGCGCCGCGCGCTCGTCACCGGGTCCGACCTCCCTTATCCCGAGGGTGTCGCCGCAGCCGAGGTGCTTAAGGTCGGCGCGGGCGTCGGCGGGGCCGAGGAGAACCGCCGCGGGCTTCGCGCCATCCTCCTTTCCAGTCTCGTCTCGGCGGGCTTCTTCATCCTCGCCAAGATGAAGCTCGCGGCCGAGTCCGCCAGCCAGGTGCTCCGCCTCGGAAGCGGCGCGACCGCCGTCTCCGCAAGCTTCTCGATGGCGCTGATCGGCGTCGGCCACCTCGTCGGCATGGCGGTCGGAATCGCGATGGTCGTCGGCCTGGTCATCAGCTGGTTCTGGCTGGTCCCGAGCTGGTCCACCGACCCCGCGCTGGTGGCGGCCTCGGCGGGCGACGTCGAGGCGCTGGTCTCCGCCGCCTTCCGCCAGAAGGCCCGCCTCATCGGCGCCGGAACCATCGGCATCGCCGCCATCTGGACCCTGCTCAAGATCATTGGCCCGATCGCTAAGGGCATCGCCGGAGCGCTCGCCGCCAACCGCGCCCGCGGCGCCGGCGAGCAGCTCGAGCTGACCGAGCGCGACCTTCCGATCACCATCGTCGGCGGGACCATCGTCGCCGCGATGATCCCGATCGCGCTGCTCCTGTTCGGCTTTGCGCAGAGCGGCCCGATCGCCGCCAACCCATTCCCGACCATCGGACTGTCGCTGCTCTACGTGCTCGGTGCCGGCGTCGTGATCGCCTCGGTCTGTGGCTACATGGCCGGCCTGATCGGCGCCTCGAACAGCCCGATCTCGGGCGTCGGGATCCTCTCGGTGCTCGGCATCTCGCTGATCCTCGCCGGTCTCTACAGCGGCACGGTCGATGCCGACGGGACCCGCGCGCTGGTCGCCTTCGCCCTGTTCGTCACCGCGATCATCTTCGGCGTCGCGACCATCTCGAACGACAACCTCCAGGATCTGAAGACCGGTCAGCTGGTCGGCGCCACCCCGTGGCGGCAGCAGGTCGCGCTGGTCCTCGGCGTGATCTTCGGCGCGCTGGTCATCCCGCCGATCCTCGAACTGCTCAACACCGCCTTCGGCTTCGAAGGTGCCCCCGGGGCCGGGCCCAACGCCCTCTCCGCTCCGCAGGCGCAGATCATCTCGACCATCGCCACCGGCGTGCTCGGTGGAAGCCTCGACTGGTCGCTGATCGCCACCGGGGCGATGATCGGAGTCGCGGTGATCGCGGTCGACGAGACGCTCCGCCGCGCCACCCGCCGCTTCAGCCTGCCCGCGCTCGCGGTCGGCATGGGCATCTACCTGCCGATGGAGCTGACCCTGCTGATCCCGGTCGGCGCGCTCCTTGGCTACCTCTACAACCGCTGGGCAGAACGCTCGGTCAACCCGGCCTTTGCCGAGCGGATCGGGACGCTGATGGCGACCGGCCTCATCGTCGGCGAGAGCTTGATGGGCGTCGTCTTCGCCGGTCTCGTCGCCGGGGCCGAGCGTTCGGGCTCGGAGAACAGCGCCGAAGTGCTCGCGGTCGTCGCCGACAATCCCTGGGCGGTCCCGATTAGCATCCTGCTGTTCGCCGGCGGGATCGTCTTCCTCTACCTGCGCACCCGCGCCAGCGCCTCGGTGGCACCGACCGCCGACGAAGGCCCGATCCCGCCGCAGGAGGCCGCGATCCGCTGA
- the lspA gene encoding signal peptidase II — protein MRGKNGFIVAGLLFLADQLSKWLVAGPLGLTELGQNIHVLPFFDLTRVHNHGISLGLLTAESDSTRWLLVAMTAAIAGVVGFWLTREEQAGDRIALGMVLGGALGNIVDRVRLGYVFDFADLHIGDFRPFLVFNVADAAISIGVVILILRALLVRDAGPKEKLDDA, from the coding sequence GTGAGGGGCAAGAACGGGTTCATCGTCGCCGGGCTGCTGTTCCTCGCCGACCAGCTCAGCAAGTGGCTGGTGGCCGGTCCGCTCGGGCTGACCGAGCTTGGCCAGAACATCCATGTCCTGCCCTTCTTCGACCTGACGCGGGTGCACAACCACGGCATTTCGCTCGGCCTGCTGACCGCCGAGAGCGACAGCACCCGCTGGCTGCTGGTGGCGATGACCGCGGCGATCGCCGGGGTGGTCGGCTTCTGGCTGACCCGCGAGGAGCAGGCGGGCGACCGGATCGCGCTCGGCATGGTGCTGGGCGGCGCGCTCGGCAATATCGTCGACCGCGTGCGGCTCGGCTATGTATTCGACTTCGCCGACCTTCACATCGGCGATTTCCGTCCATTTCTGGTCTTCAATGTTGCCGATGCCGCGATTAGCATCGGCGTCGTGATCCTGATATTGCGCGCACTATTGGTCCGCGATGCCGGACCCAAGGAGAAGCTCGACGATGCGTAA
- the ileS gene encoding isoleucine--tRNA ligase, whose product MSDEQTPAKRANPEAKDYRDTVFLPKTAFPMKAGLPQKEPAILARWQEQDLYGELRRQREGREKFIFHDGPPYANGDIHIGHVLNKTLKDLAVRTQSLLGKDAPFVPGWDCHGLPIEWKVEEQYRKKKRNKDEVPPAEFRAECRAYAQHWVDVQSGQFRRLGILADWKKPYLTMSFEAEATIVSELTKFAESGQLYRGAKPVMWSPVEKTALAEAEIEYEDVTSTQIDVAFEIVESPIPELVGAHAVVWTTTPWTIPVNQAIAFGEGIDYEVIEWGFPVRRYLVASELKNALIKRLSETLDKDDDAPTIDLPPEWHEGFLADLDKFEAENPAPPPTTWKGAQLAGSIARHPMHHLGGFFAKPRPLIAAPHVTTDAGTGLVHMAPDHGEEDFEACKAVGIDPVFAVEGDGKYREDWLWLGGQGSVINTKFNGPDGPICTDLRESGALLSAGDFKHSYPHSWRSKARVIYRCTPQWFVGMDQPIEGGTTLRQRALSEIDRVRFVPDKGRNRIGSMVEGRPDWVLSRQRAWGVPITLFVDRKTGKYLVDPEVNARIVAAVRDKGVDAWTEEGAVQHFLGAGRDPDDYEQVTDILDVWFDSGCTHVFTLESGHWPEQRWPADLYLEGSDQHRGWFQSSLLESCGTRGRAPYDTVLTHGFTMDSKGMKMSKSLGNTVNPLDLMKETGADILRLWVASVDFTEDHRIGKEILAGVSDSYRKIRNTFRYLLGALEGFENSERVTDVSAMPELERYMLALLSKLDADLREAVANYDFNGYARALGDFCNNDLSAFYFDIRKDCLYCDAATDPKRMAYRSVLDTLFHALVRWFAPVLVFTTEEVWASRYPDAASVHLSEWPELPDAADERMLEIWAGYRALREQVTAQIEPMRREKVIGSSLEAKVAIGLPDTADRPMLTSDELAELFIVSDVVLDTGTVVEGPAVIAHRTDHHKCGRCWRHLPEVKEDGDLCARCEEVVA is encoded by the coding sequence ATGTCGGACGAACAAACCCCCGCGAAGCGCGCCAATCCTGAAGCAAAGGATTATCGCGACACCGTCTTCCTGCCCAAGACCGCCTTCCCGATGAAGGCCGGACTTCCGCAGAAGGAGCCGGCGATCCTCGCCCGCTGGCAGGAACAGGACCTCTACGGCGAGCTGCGCCGTCAGCGCGAAGGCCGGGAGAAGTTCATCTTCCACGATGGCCCGCCCTACGCAAACGGCGACATCCACATCGGCCACGTCCTCAACAAGACGCTGAAGGACCTCGCGGTCCGCACCCAGTCGCTGCTGGGCAAGGACGCGCCCTTCGTTCCCGGCTGGGACTGCCACGGCCTGCCGATCGAGTGGAAGGTCGAGGAGCAGTATCGCAAGAAGAAGCGCAACAAGGACGAGGTCCCTCCGGCCGAATTCCGCGCCGAGTGCCGCGCCTATGCCCAGCATTGGGTCGACGTGCAGAGTGGCCAGTTTCGGCGCCTCGGCATCCTCGCCGACTGGAAGAAGCCCTATCTGACGATGAGCTTCGAGGCCGAGGCGACCATCGTCTCCGAGCTGACGAAGTTCGCCGAGTCCGGCCAGCTCTACCGCGGCGCCAAGCCGGTGATGTGGAGCCCGGTCGAGAAGACCGCGCTCGCCGAAGCCGAGATCGAATATGAGGACGTCACCTCGACCCAGATCGACGTCGCGTTCGAGATCGTCGAGAGCCCGATCCCCGAGCTGGTCGGCGCGCATGCGGTGGTTTGGACGACGACTCCGTGGACGATCCCGGTCAACCAGGCGATCGCGTTCGGGGAAGGCATCGACTATGAAGTGATCGAGTGGGGCTTCCCCGTCCGCCGATATCTCGTCGCTTCCGAGCTCAAGAATGCCTTGATCAAGCGGCTCAGCGAGACGCTCGACAAGGACGACGACGCACCAACGATCGACCTTCCGCCCGAATGGCACGAGGGCTTCCTCGCAGACCTCGACAAGTTCGAGGCCGAGAATCCTGCACCGCCACCAACGACCTGGAAGGGCGCGCAGCTCGCCGGCAGCATCGCCCGGCACCCGATGCACCACCTTGGCGGTTTCTTCGCCAAGCCGCGCCCGCTGATCGCGGCGCCGCATGTCACGACAGACGCCGGCACGGGCCTCGTCCACATGGCGCCCGACCATGGCGAGGAAGATTTCGAGGCGTGCAAGGCGGTCGGGATCGACCCCGTCTTCGCGGTCGAGGGCGATGGCAAATATCGCGAGGACTGGCTGTGGCTGGGCGGGCAGGGCTCGGTCATCAACACCAAGTTCAACGGCCCCGATGGCCCGATCTGCACCGACCTGCGCGAGTCCGGCGCGCTCCTGAGCGCGGGCGACTTCAAGCACAGCTACCCGCATTCGTGGCGCTCCAAGGCCCGCGTCATCTATCGCTGCACCCCGCAATGGTTCGTCGGCATGGACCAGCCGATCGAGGGCGGCACGACGCTCCGCCAGCGCGCCTTGTCCGAGATCGACCGAGTCCGCTTCGTTCCCGACAAGGGCCGCAACCGGATCGGCTCGATGGTCGAGGGCCGCCCCGACTGGGTGCTCAGCCGCCAGCGCGCCTGGGGCGTTCCGATCACGCTGTTCGTCGATCGCAAGACCGGCAAATATCTGGTCGACCCCGAGGTCAATGCCCGCATTGTCGCCGCCGTGCGCGACAAGGGCGTCGATGCGTGGACCGAAGAAGGCGCTGTCCAGCACTTCCTCGGCGCTGGCCGCGACCCCGACGATTACGAGCAGGTCACCGACATCCTCGACGTCTGGTTCGACAGCGGCTGCACCCATGTCTTCACGCTGGAGAGCGGCCACTGGCCCGAGCAGCGCTGGCCCGCCGACCTCTATCTCGAGGGCTCGGACCAGCATCGCGGCTGGTTCCAGTCGAGCTTGCTTGAGAGCTGCGGGACCCGCGGCCGGGCGCCCTACGACACGGTGCTGACCCACGGCTTCACCATGGATTCGAAGGGCATGAAGATGTCCAAGAGCCTGGGGAACACGGTCAACCCGCTCGACCTCATGAAGGAGACCGGGGCCGACATCCTGCGGCTGTGGGTGGCGAGCGTCGACTTCACCGAGGACCATCGCATCGGCAAGGAGATCCTCGCCGGCGTCTCCGACAGCTACCGCAAGATCCGCAATACCTTCCGCTACCTGCTCGGGGCGCTCGAGGGGTTCGAGAATTCCGAGCGGGTGACCGACGTCTCGGCCATGCCCGAGCTCGAGCGCTACATGCTCGCGCTGCTCAGCAAGCTCGACGCGGACCTGCGCGAGGCGGTCGCGAATTACGACTTCAACGGCTATGCGCGGGCGCTCGGCGACTTCTGCAACAACGATCTCAGCGCCTTCTACTTCGATATCCGCAAGGACTGCCTCTACTGCGACGCGGCCACGGACCCGAAGCGGATGGCCTATCGCAGCGTGCTCGACACCCTGTTCCATGCGCTGGTCCGCTGGTTCGCGCCGGTCCTCGTCTTCACGACCGAGGAAGTTTGGGCGAGCCGCTACCCCGACGCGGCGTCGGTGCACCTCAGCGAGTGGCCCGAACTGCCCGACGCGGCGGACGAACGGATGCTCGAGATCTGGGCGGGCTACCGCGCACTTCGCGAGCAGGTGACCGCGCAGATCGAGCCGATGCGGCGCGAGAAGGTGATCGGCTCGAGCCTCGAGGCCAAGGTCGCGATCGGGCTGCCCGACACGGCCGACCGGCCGATGCTGACCTCGGACGAACTGGCCGAGCTGTTCATCGTCTCGGACGTGGTGCTCGACACGGGCACGGTGGTCGAGGGCCCGGCGGTGATCGCGCACCGGACCGACCATCACAAGTGCGGGCGCTGCTGGCGGCACCTGCCCGAAGTTAAGGAAGACGGGGACCTGTGCGCCCGCTGCGAGGAGGTGGTCGCGTGA
- a CDS encoding DUF3035 domain-containing protein, translating to MRKSLTLLTAMAALATSGCALFGGGGGGTKLDEFRVARNAPLVIPPDYSLTPPRAGTASLTAEGAQSQAVQALFGGPAPRPASETGLLEKAGADRAALGARSVAGSPDTAVIDKGALTQTILATPAGDTQIASIQTP from the coding sequence ATGCGTAAGTCCCTTACCCTGCTGACCGCGATGGCCGCGCTGGCGACCTCCGGCTGCGCCCTGTTCGGCGGCGGTGGCGGCGGCACCAAGCTCGACGAGTTCCGCGTCGCCCGCAACGCGCCGCTGGTGATCCCGCCCGACTACAGCCTGACCCCGCCGCGGGCCGGCACCGCCTCGCTGACCGCCGAGGGCGCGCAGAGCCAGGCCGTGCAGGCGCTGTTCGGCGGCCCCGCGCCGCGCCCGGCGAGCGAGACCGGACTGCTCGAGAAGGCGGGCGCCGATCGCGCTGCGCTCGGTGCCCGCTCGGTCGCCGGAAGCCCGGACACGGCGGTAATCGACAAGGGCGCGCTGACCCAGACGATCCTCGCGACGCCGGCCGGCGACACGCAGATCGCGTCCATCCAGACTCCGTAA
- the rpsK gene encoding 30S ribosomal protein S11 has product MAREPQRLRRRERKNISAGVAHVNASFNNTMITITDAQGNAIAWSSAGMMGFKGSRKSTPYAAQVAAEDAGRKAADHGVRTLEVEVKGPGSGRESALRALQAVGFQITSIRDVTPIPHNGVRPSKRRRV; this is encoded by the coding sequence ATGGCACGCGAACCCCAGCGCCTTCGGCGCCGCGAGCGCAAGAACATCTCGGCGGGCGTGGCTCACGTCAACGCGAGCTTCAACAACACCATGATCACCATCACCGACGCGCAGGGCAATGCGATTGCCTGGTCGAGCGCCGGCATGATGGGCTTCAAGGGCAGCCGCAAGTCGACCCCGTACGCCGCGCAGGTCGCGGCCGAGGACGCGGGCCGCAAGGCTGCCGATCACGGCGTCCGCACCCTCGAGGTCGAGGTCAAGGGCCCGGGTTCGGGCCGCGAGAGCGCGCTTCGCGCCCTTCAGGCCGTCGGCTTCCAGATCACCTCGATCCGCGACGTGACCCCGATCCCGCACAACGGCGTCCGTCCGAGCAAGCGCCGCCGCGTCTGA
- a CDS encoding sulfurtransferase, with translation MDDLVSVEWLAANIRAADLVVLDASWHLPAANRDPRQDYEARHIPGARFFDIEMLADHDAATSHMLPSADAFAAGMEALGVGSDDRIVIYDDSDLRTSARAWFMLRHFGARNVAILDGGLKRWIAEGHPVTADPPPERRASFAAAARPNEVVTKADLLRGVGVPLADARAPARFAGTEPEPRPGLEAGHMPGARNLPFSALYDADGRFRAPGEIRAAFENAGLDPERPFVATCGSGVTANSLIFAARLLGNRDSRLYDGSWSEWGADPHTPKEKG, from the coding sequence ATGGACGATCTGGTTTCGGTCGAATGGCTGGCGGCGAACATCCGCGCCGCCGACCTCGTCGTGCTCGACGCCAGCTGGCACCTGCCCGCCGCCAACCGCGATCCCCGGCAGGACTATGAGGCGCGGCACATCCCCGGCGCCCGCTTCTTCGACATCGAGATGCTCGCCGACCATGACGCCGCCACCAGCCACATGCTGCCCAGCGCCGACGCCTTCGCTGCGGGCATGGAAGCGCTCGGCGTCGGCTCGGACGACCGCATCGTCATCTACGATGACAGCGATCTCCGGACCTCGGCCCGCGCCTGGTTCATGCTTCGCCACTTCGGGGCCCGCAATGTCGCCATCCTCGACGGCGGGCTGAAGCGCTGGATCGCCGAAGGACATCCCGTCACCGCCGATCCGCCGCCCGAGCGCCGCGCCAGCTTCGCCGCCGCCGCCCGGCCCAATGAAGTGGTGACCAAGGCCGACCTGCTGCGCGGGGTCGGGGTCCCGCTCGCCGATGCGCGCGCGCCGGCCCGCTTCGCCGGGACCGAGCCCGAACCCCGTCCGGGGCTCGAGGCGGGGCACATGCCGGGCGCGCGCAACCTGCCCTTCTCGGCGCTCTACGATGCCGACGGTCGCTTCCGGGCGCCGGGCGAGATCCGGGCCGCCTTCGAGAATGCCGGGCTCGATCCCGAACGGCCGTTCGTCGCCACCTGCGGCTCGGGCGTTACTGCCAACAGCCTGATCTTCGCCGCGCGCCTGCTCGGCAATCGCGACTCGCGCCTCTACGACGGAAGCTGGAGCGAGTGGGGCGCGGACCCGCACACCCCCAAGGAGAAGGGCTGA
- a CDS encoding bifunctional riboflavin kinase/FAD synthetase yields MQRLSLSNGIPDAFRNSVVALGNFDGFHLGHQAVVGRAVARAAHEGRPAVVATFDPHPVTFFKPDAAPFRLTSLDQREALFAGAGADAMLLFDFDAALAATSAAEFVAMLQAVVGAAAVVTGEDFVFGARRSGDADFLRAEGERLGLAAETVSPVALGEEPVSSSRIRQALAAGDPGTATRLLTRAFAIRGPVQHGDKRGRELGYPTANMVLGDYQRPAYGIYAVRVRLADGSEHPGIANVGVRPTFEPPVELLETFLLDWSGDLYGQEIEVALHHFLRPERRFESMDALSQQMRSDEAEARRLLL; encoded by the coding sequence ATGCAGCGACTTTCCCTGAGCAACGGCATTCCGGACGCATTCCGGAACTCGGTCGTGGCCCTCGGCAACTTCGACGGTTTCCATCTCGGCCACCAGGCGGTGGTCGGGCGTGCCGTCGCCCGCGCCGCGCACGAGGGTCGGCCCGCGGTGGTCGCGACCTTCGACCCGCACCCGGTGACCTTCTTCAAGCCCGACGCCGCCCCCTTCCGCCTGACCAGCCTCGACCAGCGCGAGGCACTGTTCGCGGGCGCAGGCGCCGATGCCATGCTGCTATTCGACTTCGACGCCGCGCTTGCCGCGACGAGTGCGGCCGAATTCGTGGCGATGCTCCAAGCTGTGGTCGGAGCGGCGGCGGTGGTGACGGGGGAGGACTTCGTGTTCGGCGCCCGGCGGAGCGGCGATGCGGACTTCCTTCGAGCGGAAGGAGAGCGCCTCGGCCTTGCCGCCGAGACGGTCAGCCCCGTCGCGCTCGGCGAGGAGCCGGTCAGCTCGAGCCGGATCCGCCAGGCGCTGGCCGCGGGCGATCCCGGCACCGCGACCCGGCTCCTCACCCGCGCCTTTGCCATCCGCGGCCCTGTCCAGCATGGCGACAAGCGCGGCCGCGAGCTCGGCTATCCGACCGCGAACATGGTGCTCGGCGACTATCAACGGCCCGCCTACGGCATCTATGCCGTGCGGGTCCGGCTGGCGGACGGAAGCGAGCATCCCGGGATCGCCAACGTCGGCGTGCGCCCGACCTTCGAGCCGCCGGTCGAATTGCTCGAGACCTTCCTGCTCGACTGGTCCGGCGACCTCTACGGGCAGGAGATCGAGGTCGCGCTGCACCACTTCCTCCGCCCCGAGCGGCGGTTCGAGAGCATGGACGCGCTGAGCCAGCAGATGCGGTCCGACGAGGCCGAGGCGCGGCGGTTGCTGCTCTAG
- the rpsM gene encoding 30S ribosomal protein S13 gives MARIAGVNIPTNKRVEIALTYIHGIGRTKAKEITTKLNIANERRVQDLSDQEVLQIREAIDADHTVEGDLRRETAMNIKRLMDLACYRGLRHRKGLPVRGQRTHTNARTRKGKAKPIAGKKK, from the coding sequence ATGGCACGTATCGCCGGGGTCAACATCCCCACCAACAAGCGCGTCGAAATCGCGCTGACCTACATCCACGGCATTGGGCGCACCAAGGCCAAGGAAATCACCACCAAGCTGAACATCGCGAACGAGCGCCGGGTTCAGGACCTGTCGGACCAGGAAGTCCTCCAGATCCGCGAAGCCATCGACGCCGATCACACGGTCGAGGGTGACCTCCGCCGCGAGACCGCGATGAACATCAAGCGGCTGATGGACCTCGCCTGCTACCGTGGCCTGCGCCACCGCAAGGGCCTTCCGGTCCGCGGCCAGCGCACGCACACCAATGCGCGCACCCGCAAGGGCAAGGCCAAGCCGATCGCGGGCAAGAAGAAGTAA
- a CDS encoding winged helix-turn-helix domain-containing protein has product MADDTISARLVEVETLLERSRKRFEEGQKMAEEAHALVSELQQQLIGAPVSLPRDDQDDVASKLLASLKAQGSELPPTLCGGRMAVDQVQRLIRIDGHPIAITEMEYRVLELLAFARNNVVTRTMLLKHLYRRADDQPQPKIIDVFISKLRKKLRLASGGAEFIETIPQRGWILRDLEATAAA; this is encoded by the coding sequence ATGGCAGACGACACGATTTCCGCCCGGCTGGTCGAGGTGGAGACCCTGCTCGAGCGTTCGCGCAAGCGGTTCGAGGAAGGGCAGAAGATGGCGGAGGAGGCGCATGCCCTCGTCTCCGAGCTCCAGCAGCAGTTGATCGGCGCGCCGGTCAGCCTGCCGCGCGACGACCAGGACGACGTCGCCTCCAAGCTGCTCGCCAGCCTGAAGGCGCAGGGTTCCGAGCTTCCGCCGACCCTGTGCGGCGGGCGGATGGCGGTGGACCAGGTCCAGCGGCTGATCCGCATCGACGGCCACCCGATCGCGATCACCGAGATGGAATATCGCGTGCTCGAGCTGCTCGCCTTTGCGCGCAACAATGTCGTCACCCGGACGATGCTGCTCAAGCATCTCTATCGCCGTGCCGACGACCAGCCGCAGCCCAAGATCATCGACGTGTTCATCTCCAAGCTGCGCAAGAAGCTGCGGTTGGCGAGCGGCGGGGCCGAGTTCATCGAGACCATCCCGCAACGGGGCTGGATCCTGCGCGACCTGGAAGCGACCGCGGCGGCCTAA
- the queF gene encoding preQ(1) synthase, whose product MTPRHLGQTSTLPASPEAAELDYVPNPRTGSLYLVRFAAPEFTSLCPVTGQPDFAHLVLDYAPGETIVESKSLKLFLGSFRNHCGFHEDVTVGIGQRLFDEMKPRWLRIGGYWYPRGGIPIDVFWQSSAPPEGLWVPDQGVASYRGRG is encoded by the coding sequence ATGACTCCTCGGCACCTGGGCCAGACCAGCACCCTTCCCGCTTCCCCCGAGGCGGCCGAGCTCGACTATGTGCCCAATCCGCGGACCGGCTCGCTCTACCTCGTCCGCTTCGCCGCGCCCGAATTCACCTCGCTCTGCCCGGTCACCGGCCAGCCCGATTTTGCCCACCTCGTGCTCGATTATGCGCCGGGTGAGACGATCGTCGAATCGAAGAGCCTCAAGCTGTTCCTCGGCTCCTTCCGCAACCATTGCGGCTTCCACGAGGACGTGACGGTCGGCATCGGCCAGCGCCTGTTCGACGAGATGAAGCCCCGCTGGCTGCGCATCGGCGGCTACTGGTATCCGCGCGGCGGAATCCCCATCGACGTCTTCTGGCAATCGTCCGCGCCCCCGGAGGGCCTGTGGGTCCCCGACCAGGGCGTGGCGAGCTATCGCGGGAGAGGATGA